Sequence from the Paralichthys olivaceus isolate ysfri-2021 chromosome 1, ASM2471397v2, whole genome shotgun sequence genome:
ACAAATTTCACAGTTAATACAGCTGTGAACTCAGACCCCTCGTTTCCCCCTCGTGTACTCTCTAATTCACCCATGTCTTCATTCACTCACTCCGATTTCAGCATtcattcatctgtctgtccatccatccacacacaccaGTTCTCCCTCATCGGCGTAGGCCCTGACAGACAGGATGTCCTGAATCCACCCTGGTGTGGTTGTTTCCTGGTAGTAAAGGTCGTAGACATATTCATCGTCCTGCCCACGCTGATCACCATCCAGCCTCTCTCCAGATATGCACAGACGCTCACGCAGCATCTTTGTGCTGTTACACAGGATCACTTCTGGGTCAGAGCACGGCTTCAGTAAGATGGAGGGAAAAATATAGTATATTACTGTTGAGACACAACTTCCATATTAGAAATTTTTCCCAATGACTTACATAATATTGATCAGATAAATCGAGGCAGCTAAAGCTAGAGATGGGTACTTGAACTCTGATATTAAAGCTAAAATTAGATTTAATTCAAAAACCAATGTGTTGTGCCAGATTATTATACCACCcaatatgttgtgttgtgtaaatCGAATGGTAATAAGTAACCAAAAGAGTCAAATAAATGTCGTGAAGTAAAAAGAACAACATTTCCTAAAATTGAAATACTCAAATAAGGTGTATGGGTCATTGACAAATAAAGCTtcttaaaagttatttttattcagagaTGTACCAAAAATTGCACCAGTGTAACCAATGAAAACTCTGTGTCTGGAGCTCTGACTATACATTTTGGTAATTGATAcagtcaaaacacacaaaacacccATCTCTAGTCAGCTACAACAACTTTACTTACCTTTCCAGAAGATTTGCCCTGCTCCTCTACATCTTCATGTTCGAGATCGACCACCTGAATTTCACAAGGACCCAAACATTTGTCCTGCTTTTTCCCAGACTCCCCTGCACTCTCTGAAGCATCTGTCTGGGGGCTTTGCTGATCAGCTGGACTTGAAAGGCCTGTGCGGTGGCTGGAAAGTATTCTGTAGCGTTCCTCCCTCCGGGTGCTCCACTTAGTGCTTCGTAGGTCCCCCATTATTCGTTTAGAGCTGGTGGCCGAGGGGCGCAGTGCGTGCGCCACTCGAGGCCTAGCCAGAGCCTGTCGGACCCGCGTCTGAACGGGAGCATCCTGGTGACGAGAAGAC
This genomic interval carries:
- the slc7a6os gene encoding probable RNA polymerase II nuclear localization protein SLC7A6OS, which encodes MDPNTTILRVKRKRGTDPADALLLACKRIRPETSPSSSEPVPEPNEAEVENSVFKLVATVATQDAPVQTRVRQALARPRVAHALRPSATSSKRIMGDLRSTKWSTRREERYRILSSHRTGLSSPADQQSPQTDASESAGESGKKQDKCLGPCEIQVVDLEHEDVEEQGKSSGKPCSDPEVILCNSTKMLRERLCISGERLDGDQRGQDDEYVYDLYYQETTTPGWIQDILSVRAYADEGELVPDLVVHEEEVYEDEDDENEEGNWRNDYPDEESDADSDREERYGGYPEEDHSYSLRGWERYQREVLHELGNHGEDGREDDEDDDGDQNNSD